Proteins encoded in a region of the Zea mays cultivar B73 chromosome 2, Zm-B73-REFERENCE-NAM-5.0, whole genome shotgun sequence genome:
- the LOC103647653 gene encoding organic cation/carnitine transporter 7 isoform X1, whose product MSGPPQSVSRCRRRAGLDTFPGSRRRRARHAAGSDEMEDGVSTYTVDEALVSMGFGKFHAFVLAYSGMAKISEAMEMMLLSFVGQSVQAEWGLSAHEESLITSVVFVGMLVGAYAWGIVSDNYGRRVGFNFTAIVTGGAGLLSAFAPNYLSLIVLRFMVGVGLGGGPVLGSWFLEFIPAPNRGTWMVMFSAFWTVGTIMEASLAWAVMPAFGWRWLLALSSLPSFALLLFYPVTLESPRYLCMKGRIAEAVHVLETMSRVNCVSLPSGRLVSGHRVELHDIGDSSETAQLVTSNKNNTADRGSKSEIGGLSAILKLLSPNLIRSTLLLWTVFLGHAFLYYGLVLLTSELNHGNRICGSEEGAEVTTTAHIHDENLYRNVFITSFGEVPGLLLSAAIVDMIGRKLSMSSMLYISCLCISPLMFAQTESLTTIFLFCARVCISASFTVLHIYAPEIYPTAVRATGVGFASSIARFGGILCPLVAVGLVHACHQMAAILIFITVMLASGIAVSYFPLETSGRKLSDHVAAA is encoded by the exons ATGAGTGGGCCGCCCCAGTCAGTCAGTCGCTGCCGTCGTCGCGCCGGCCTCGATACGTTCCCGGGAAGTCGGAGGCGCCGCGCTCGTCACGCCGCCGGCTCCGACGAG ATGGAGGATGGCGTATCTACTTATACTGTGGATGAGGCACTTGTGTCCATGGGGTTTGGGAAATTCCATGCATTCGTGCTTGCATACTCTGGGATGGCTAAAATCTCTGAAGCAATGGAGATGATGCTTTTGTCATTTGTTGGGCAATCAGTTCAAGCTGAGTGGGGGCTTTCTGCACATGAAGAAAGCCTCATAACAAGTGTTGTCTTTGTGGGGATGCTTGTAGGAGCATATGCTTGGGGCATAGTTTCAGATAACTATGGAAGAAG GGTTGGGTTCAACTTCACAGCTATTGTTACTGGAGGAGCTGGCCTTCTTAGCGCTTTTGCTCCAAATTACTTATCTTTGATTGTACTGAGATTTATGGTCGGTGTTGGACTGGGTGGTGGGCCAGTTTTAGGTTCTTGGTTCCTAGAGTTCATCCCTGCTCCTAACCGAGGAACATGGATGGTTATGTTCTCAGCATTTTGGACTGTTGGCACAATAATGGAAGCTTCTCTTGCTTGG GCCGTTATGCCAGCTTTTGGCTGGAGGTGGCTGCTGGCACTCTCATCATTGCCATCGTTTGCCCTGCTACTCTTCTACCCAGTGACACTTGAGTCACCAAGATACCTATGCATGAAGGGTAGAATAGCTGAAGCAGTTCATGTTCTGGAAACAATGTCACGCGTGAACTGTGTTTCTCTCCCCTCTGGCCGACTTGTCTCTGGCCATCGGGTGGAACTTCATGATATCGGGGATTCTTCAGAAACGGCACAGTTGGTGACATCTAATAAGAATAACACTGCTGATCGTGGTAGCAAATCCGAGATTGGAGGCCTCAGTGCCATCTTAAAGCTTCTATCTCCAAACTTAATCAGATCGACTCTTCTACTCTGGACTGTCTTTCTTGGTCATGCCTTTCTGTACTATGGTCTTGTTCTACTCACATCAGAACTAAATCATGGAAATAGGATCTGTGGATCAGAAGAGGGGGCAGAAGTGACAACAACAGCCCACATACATGATGAGAATCTCTACAGAAATGTATTTATAACAAGCTTTGGAG AGGTCCCTGGTCTTCTCCTGTCGGCTGCCATTGTTGACATGATCGGGCGCAAGCTCTCGATGTCTTCCATGCTTTACATCAGTTGCCTGTGCATATCTCCGCTTATGTTCGCCCAGACGGAATCGCTGACGACCATCTTTTTGTTCTGTGCCCGGGTTTGCATCTCTGCAAGCTTCACTGTTCTGCACATCTACGCCCCTGAG ATATACCCAACTGCTGTTAGGGCCACGGGTGTCGGGTTTGCAAGCTCGATTGCTCGCTTTGGTGGAATCCTGTGCCCTCTCGTGGCCGTCGGCCTGGTGCACGCGTGCCACCAGATGGCAGCTATCCTGATATTCATCACGGTGATGCTGGCTTCAGGCATCGCCGTGTCATACTTCCCCCTGGAAACAAGCGGCCGAAAGCTGAGCGACCACGTCGCCGCCGCGTAA
- the LOC103647653 gene encoding organic cation/carnitine transporter 7 isoform X2 has translation MEDGVSTYTVDEALVSMGFGKFHAFVLAYSGMAKISEAMEMMLLSFVGQSVQAEWGLSAHEESLITSVVFVGMLVGAYAWGIVSDNYGRRVGFNFTAIVTGGAGLLSAFAPNYLSLIVLRFMVGVGLGGGPVLGSWFLEFIPAPNRGTWMVMFSAFWTVGTIMEASLAWAVMPAFGWRWLLALSSLPSFALLLFYPVTLESPRYLCMKGRIAEAVHVLETMSRVNCVSLPSGRLVSGHRVELHDIGDSSETAQLVTSNKNNTADRGSKSEIGGLSAILKLLSPNLIRSTLLLWTVFLGHAFLYYGLVLLTSELNHGNRICGSEEGAEVTTTAHIHDENLYRNVFITSFGEVPGLLLSAAIVDMIGRKLSMSSMLYISCLCISPLMFAQTESLTTIFLFCARVCISASFTVLHIYAPEIYPTAVRATGVGFASSIARFGGILCPLVAVGLVHACHQMAAILIFITVMLASGIAVSYFPLETSGRKLSDHVAAA, from the exons ATGGAGGATGGCGTATCTACTTATACTGTGGATGAGGCACTTGTGTCCATGGGGTTTGGGAAATTCCATGCATTCGTGCTTGCATACTCTGGGATGGCTAAAATCTCTGAAGCAATGGAGATGATGCTTTTGTCATTTGTTGGGCAATCAGTTCAAGCTGAGTGGGGGCTTTCTGCACATGAAGAAAGCCTCATAACAAGTGTTGTCTTTGTGGGGATGCTTGTAGGAGCATATGCTTGGGGCATAGTTTCAGATAACTATGGAAGAAG GGTTGGGTTCAACTTCACAGCTATTGTTACTGGAGGAGCTGGCCTTCTTAGCGCTTTTGCTCCAAATTACTTATCTTTGATTGTACTGAGATTTATGGTCGGTGTTGGACTGGGTGGTGGGCCAGTTTTAGGTTCTTGGTTCCTAGAGTTCATCCCTGCTCCTAACCGAGGAACATGGATGGTTATGTTCTCAGCATTTTGGACTGTTGGCACAATAATGGAAGCTTCTCTTGCTTGG GCCGTTATGCCAGCTTTTGGCTGGAGGTGGCTGCTGGCACTCTCATCATTGCCATCGTTTGCCCTGCTACTCTTCTACCCAGTGACACTTGAGTCACCAAGATACCTATGCATGAAGGGTAGAATAGCTGAAGCAGTTCATGTTCTGGAAACAATGTCACGCGTGAACTGTGTTTCTCTCCCCTCTGGCCGACTTGTCTCTGGCCATCGGGTGGAACTTCATGATATCGGGGATTCTTCAGAAACGGCACAGTTGGTGACATCTAATAAGAATAACACTGCTGATCGTGGTAGCAAATCCGAGATTGGAGGCCTCAGTGCCATCTTAAAGCTTCTATCTCCAAACTTAATCAGATCGACTCTTCTACTCTGGACTGTCTTTCTTGGTCATGCCTTTCTGTACTATGGTCTTGTTCTACTCACATCAGAACTAAATCATGGAAATAGGATCTGTGGATCAGAAGAGGGGGCAGAAGTGACAACAACAGCCCACATACATGATGAGAATCTCTACAGAAATGTATTTATAACAAGCTTTGGAG AGGTCCCTGGTCTTCTCCTGTCGGCTGCCATTGTTGACATGATCGGGCGCAAGCTCTCGATGTCTTCCATGCTTTACATCAGTTGCCTGTGCATATCTCCGCTTATGTTCGCCCAGACGGAATCGCTGACGACCATCTTTTTGTTCTGTGCCCGGGTTTGCATCTCTGCAAGCTTCACTGTTCTGCACATCTACGCCCCTGAG ATATACCCAACTGCTGTTAGGGCCACGGGTGTCGGGTTTGCAAGCTCGATTGCTCGCTTTGGTGGAATCCTGTGCCCTCTCGTGGCCGTCGGCCTGGTGCACGCGTGCCACCAGATGGCAGCTATCCTGATATTCATCACGGTGATGCTGGCTTCAGGCATCGCCGTGTCATACTTCCCCCTGGAAACAAGCGGCCGAAAGCTGAGCGACCACGTCGCCGCCGCGTAA